The Thalassotalea nanhaiensis genome has a window encoding:
- the lolB gene encoding lipoprotein insertase outer membrane protein LolB, translating to MLTACSTTKVATDQELFQNKSQRAEQLSQLNNWTIKGKIAFIEGDSKQSANLYWRQTQHTTNLKLTTFLGVNVLSLSSEDNIHILKANGKTYQDDNLEDLLNQVAGVRLPVNALVYWIKGLKAQHEDQITYSKTTNLPETLNAWVNNTYWQLHYKNYQLVNNLRLANQLTIKHQQLVIKMAIHTWELN from the coding sequence ATGTTAACAGCTTGTAGCACAACAAAAGTTGCAACAGATCAAGAATTGTTTCAAAACAAAAGTCAGCGTGCCGAACAATTAAGCCAACTTAATAATTGGACAATTAAAGGTAAAATTGCCTTTATTGAAGGCGATAGCAAGCAAAGCGCTAATTTATACTGGCGGCAAACCCAACACACTACCAATTTAAAGCTCACCACCTTTTTAGGTGTAAATGTATTGTCGTTAAGTTCAGAAGACAACATCCATATATTAAAAGCCAATGGCAAAACATACCAGGATGATAATTTAGAAGACTTATTAAACCAGGTTGCAGGAGTGCGTTTACCAGTAAATGCGTTGGTCTATTGGATAAAAGGGTTAAAAGCACAACACGAAGATCAAATAACCTATTCAAAAACAACAAATTTACCTGAAACGTTAAATGCTTGGGTAAATAATACATATTGGCAGTTACACTATAAAAACTATCAGTTAGTTAATAATTTACGACTGGCAAATCAATTAACAATCAAACATCAACAATTAGTTATAAAGATGGCTATACATACTTGGGAACTTAATTAG
- a CDS encoding AMP-binding protein, translated as MTYQTSLHKFLANSKTYQNEAFLHQPIDGVWHTLTFADVEQQARTIASGLLSQGFERGDRIGIFSKNCAEWFIVDLAIMMAGMVSVPIYSTAGAKTIRYVIEHSAMKAMFIGKLDSFDAIEQSLTDELLTISFPYPTTACKSSWQNWLTTYKPLEETHSPLPDECMSIVYTSGTTGNPKGVVISYLNIGSAASSTCKLVNASRNDRFMSYLPLAHITERSIVECAAYESAIQVYFVESLDTFIDDLQHASPTFFLSVPRLWAKFQAQIFIKMPAKKLKLLLSLPIIGKLVAKKIRLKLGLSATRVFASGSAPIAKSLLVWYQKIGINISEGWGMTETSGLSCGNFPFTSSRLGTIGVPVDCVKMKLSEQQEILISGDAVFKEYYLNPEATEKEFTDNWFHTGDKGEITNDGAYKIVGRIKEQFKTSKGKYVVPVPIEGMLCRNSVIEQVCVMGLGLKQPIALVVLGEGIDRHDNSIQQGLLATLEEVNNELESHQRLDFIYVCAHPWDIENELLTPTLKLKRSSIEQFYSDKLPRTNETKVVVEL; from the coding sequence ATGACCTACCAAACGTCACTACATAAATTTTTAGCTAACAGTAAAACCTATCAAAACGAAGCTTTTTTGCACCAGCCAATTGATGGTGTATGGCATACATTAACTTTTGCTGACGTTGAGCAGCAAGCAAGAACAATTGCTTCAGGATTGCTGAGCCAAGGGTTTGAACGAGGTGATCGCATTGGCATTTTTTCAAAAAACTGTGCTGAATGGTTTATTGTTGATTTAGCCATAATGATGGCTGGAATGGTCAGTGTGCCAATATATTCGACTGCGGGCGCTAAAACGATACGATATGTAATTGAACATAGTGCAATGAAGGCAATGTTCATTGGTAAACTCGACTCATTTGACGCTATTGAACAGAGCTTGACGGATGAATTACTCACCATATCTTTCCCTTATCCTACTACTGCTTGTAAAAGCAGTTGGCAAAACTGGTTAACTACTTATAAACCGCTGGAAGAGACACATTCACCATTGCCTGATGAGTGCATGTCAATTGTTTATACCTCTGGCACAACAGGTAACCCTAAAGGGGTTGTGATAAGTTATTTAAATATTGGCTCAGCGGCCAGTAGTACCTGTAAACTTGTTAATGCTTCTCGTAATGATAGGTTTATGTCTTATTTACCTCTTGCTCATATTACCGAACGCAGTATTGTTGAATGCGCTGCTTATGAATCTGCCATACAAGTATATTTTGTTGAGTCGTTAGATACTTTTATTGATGACTTACAACACGCTTCACCAACATTTTTCTTATCAGTGCCTAGGCTGTGGGCAAAATTTCAAGCGCAAATTTTTATTAAAATGCCGGCCAAAAAACTCAAATTGCTACTTAGCTTGCCAATTATTGGTAAGCTTGTTGCGAAAAAAATTCGGTTGAAATTGGGCTTGTCTGCTACTCGTGTGTTTGCCAGTGGCTCAGCGCCTATCGCCAAGTCATTATTGGTTTGGTACCAAAAAATAGGGATTAATATCAGCGAAGGTTGGGGGATGACCGAAACGTCAGGTTTGTCTTGTGGTAACTTTCCTTTTACTTCCAGCCGACTTGGCACAATAGGTGTTCCGGTTGATTGCGTAAAAATGAAACTGTCAGAGCAACAAGAGATTTTGATCAGCGGTGATGCAGTTTTTAAAGAATATTATCTAAACCCTGAAGCAACTGAAAAAGAATTTACCGATAATTGGTTTCACACGGGTGATAAAGGTGAAATCACTAATGACGGTGCTTATAAAATCGTTGGTCGTATTAAAGAGCAGTTTAAAACCTCAAAAGGTAAATATGTAGTACCGGTACCAATAGAAGGGATGTTGTGTCGTAATAGCGTCATCGAACAAGTGTGTGTTATGGGGCTTGGGCTTAAACAGCCAATTGCTTTAGTTGTTTTAGGTGAAGGAATAGACCGACACGATAATAGTATTCAACAAGGGCTTTTGGCTACATTAGAAGAAGTAAATAACGAGCTGGAGAGCCATCAGCGGCTAGACTTTATTTACGTTTGTGCACACCCTTGGGATATTGAAAATGAGTTATTAACGCCAACGTTAAAGTTGAAGCGTAGTAGTATAGAGCAGTTTTATTCGGATAAATTACCGAGAACTAATGAAACTAAAGTAGTTGTTGAGCTATAA
- the hemA gene encoding glutamyl-tRNA reductase — protein MSIFAVGINHKTAPVSVREKVAFTPDNLNHALQQMIDELACKEAAILSTCNRTELYFVQDKPIKEVQQRITAWLENYHNVPASMISPTLYWHHDQQAVNHMMRVACGLDSLILGEPQVLGQMKQAYSQAKAAGSMQMIMERLFQRTFGVAKQVRTDTEIGASAVSVAFAAVNLAKHIFAKLEKSKVLLIGAGETIELVAKHLYDNKVGKITVANRTVARAEKMAKEIGAEVITLAQIPEHISDADIVISSTGSTLPIIGKGMVETALQQRRHRPIFMVDIAVPRDIEEQVGELEDVFLYTVDDLQGIVAQNMENRRKAADQAEQIVGSQTDDFMAWLRGLNTQGAVIAYRNQCLSKRDELLLRAKQQLENNKDPDAVIAELATKLTNNLMHAPTRALQSAAQGGELDKIIYLHDVFDLDKKDN, from the coding sequence ATGTCCATTTTTGCTGTAGGAATTAATCACAAAACCGCGCCAGTATCTGTGCGTGAGAAGGTGGCATTCACTCCTGATAACCTTAACCATGCCTTACAACAAATGATAGATGAACTTGCTTGTAAAGAGGCTGCCATTCTATCTACTTGTAATCGTACCGAGTTGTATTTTGTTCAAGATAAGCCGATTAAAGAGGTGCAGCAGCGGATAACTGCTTGGTTAGAAAATTACCATAACGTACCTGCAAGTATGATTTCACCAACACTATATTGGCATCATGACCAACAAGCTGTGAATCATATGATGCGTGTTGCCTGTGGTTTAGACTCGCTGATATTAGGTGAGCCTCAAGTGCTTGGTCAAATGAAGCAAGCTTATAGCCAAGCTAAAGCCGCAGGGTCTATGCAAATGATCATGGAAAGATTGTTTCAACGAACGTTTGGTGTTGCCAAGCAAGTTCGTACAGACACAGAAATAGGGGCAAGTGCAGTATCGGTCGCTTTTGCCGCAGTAAACCTTGCCAAGCACATCTTCGCTAAATTAGAAAAAAGCAAGGTGCTTCTTATTGGTGCCGGTGAAACTATCGAGTTAGTTGCTAAACACTTATACGATAATAAAGTGGGTAAAATAACGGTTGCTAATCGTACTGTCGCCCGTGCTGAAAAAATGGCGAAAGAAATTGGCGCCGAAGTAATTACCTTGGCCCAAATACCAGAACACATAAGCGATGCAGATATTGTAATAAGTTCAACTGGTTCAACGTTACCAATTATAGGTAAAGGTATGGTTGAAACCGCATTACAACAACGTCGTCATCGACCAATATTTATGGTTGATATTGCAGTACCACGAGATATTGAAGAACAAGTTGGCGAACTTGAAGACGTATTTTTATATACGGTAGATGATTTACAGGGTATTGTTGCTCAAAATATGGAAAACCGTCGAAAAGCGGCTGACCAGGCTGAACAAATTGTTGGCAGCCAAACCGACGACTTTATGGCATGGCTGCGTGGTTTAAACACCCAGGGTGCGGTGATTGCTTATCGTAACCAATGCTTAAGTAAACGCGATGAGTTATTATTAAGAGCCAAGCAACAACTAGAAAATAATAAAGATCCTGATGCGGTTATCGCCGAGTTGGCAACCAAATTAACTAATAATCTAATGCATGCTCCAACTCGCGCATTGCAGTCAGCTGCACAGGGCGGCGAACTAGATAAAATTATATATCTTCATGATGTTTTTGATTTAGATAAAAAAGATAACTAA
- the ychF gene encoding redox-regulated ATPase YchF, whose translation MGFKCGIVGLPNVGKSTLFNALTKAGIEAANFPFCTIEPNTGVVPVPDPRLDKLADIVKPERVLPTTMEFVDIAGLVAGASKGEGLGNKFLANIRETDAIGHVVRCFDNENIVHVAGDVNPQDDIDVINTELALADMDTAERAIHRQSKRAKGGDKDAKFEVSVLEKILKHVEEGEMIRSLELTKEESAAVAYFNFLTSKPTMYIANVNDDGFEDNPYLDQVRDIAEKEGAVVVAVCAEIESELSEMDEDERVEFMEDLGLTEPGLNRVINSGYSLLHLQTYFTAGVKEVRAWTVKVDATAPQAAGVIHTDFEKGFIRAEVIGYDDYITNNGESGAKEAGKWRLEGKEYKVKDGDVVHFRFNV comes from the coding sequence ATGGGATTTAAATGTGGCATTGTTGGTTTACCAAACGTTGGTAAATCTACTTTATTTAACGCATTAACGAAAGCCGGTATTGAAGCCGCTAACTTTCCGTTTTGTACAATTGAGCCAAACACCGGTGTAGTACCTGTGCCAGATCCTCGCTTAGACAAGTTAGCCGATATTGTTAAACCTGAACGTGTACTACCAACAACTATGGAGTTTGTTGATATTGCAGGTCTTGTAGCTGGTGCATCTAAAGGTGAAGGTTTAGGCAACAAGTTTTTGGCAAACATCCGTGAAACTGACGCTATTGGACACGTTGTTCGTTGTTTCGACAATGAAAACATTGTTCACGTTGCTGGTGATGTAAACCCACAAGACGATATCGATGTTATTAATACTGAATTAGCACTTGCTGATATGGATACCGCTGAGCGTGCTATTCACCGTCAAAGCAAGCGTGCTAAAGGTGGTGATAAAGACGCAAAATTTGAAGTGTCAGTATTAGAAAAAATACTTAAGCACGTTGAAGAAGGTGAAATGATCCGCTCTTTAGAGTTAACTAAAGAAGAAAGTGCAGCCGTTGCTTATTTTAATTTTTTAACGTCAAAACCAACCATGTATATTGCTAACGTAAATGATGATGGCTTTGAAGATAACCCATATTTAGATCAAGTTCGTGACATTGCAGAAAAAGAAGGTGCTGTAGTGGTTGCCGTTTGTGCTGAAATTGAAAGCGAATTGTCTGAAATGGACGAAGACGAGCGCGTTGAGTTTATGGAAGATTTAGGCTTAACTGAGCCAGGATTAAACCGCGTAATTAACTCAGGTTACAGCCTATTGCACCTGCAAACCTATTTTACTGCTGGTGTTAAAGAAGTTCGTGCCTGGACAGTTAAAGTGGATGCTACTGCGCCACAAGCTGCCGGTGTTATTCACACCGATTTTGAAAAAGGCTTTATCCGAGCAGAAGTAATTGGTTATGACGATTACATTACCAATAACGGTGAATCAGGCGCTAAAGAAGCCGGTAAATGGCGTTTAGAAGGTAAAGAATACAAAGTTAAAGATGGTGACGTTGTTCACTTCAGATTTAACGTATAG
- the ispE gene encoding 4-(cytidine 5'-diphospho)-2-C-methyl-D-erythritol kinase gives MNDSFQRFSSVAKINRFLHITGQRDNGYHELQTVFQFLDFGDTLEFKVNNSGTINLLTPIAGVSNSSNLIVKAAKLLQNKANCSFGVEIKLQKQLPMGGGLGGGSSNAATTLLALNKLWKLNFTTDQLAELGISLGADVPVFVRGFTAFAEGIGEHLTPIDVDMPWFLVTIPNCSISTAEIFGAEELPRNTAKIDINNVDMDSCHNDCEKLVIKRYPEVAKLMSWLLEYAPSRLTGTGACIFSSFNDKESAVQVQSKLPNGVKSFVAKGLNHSPILAELKL, from the coding sequence GTGAACGACTCTTTTCAACGGTTTTCTTCAGTCGCAAAAATCAATCGATTTCTACATATAACCGGCCAGCGCGATAATGGTTATCATGAACTACAAACTGTTTTCCAATTTCTTGATTTTGGTGACACACTAGAATTTAAAGTTAATAACAGTGGCACAATAAATTTATTAACCCCTATCGCCGGTGTAAGTAATAGCAGCAATTTAATTGTTAAAGCCGCTAAACTTTTACAAAACAAGGCGAACTGTTCATTTGGCGTTGAAATTAAGCTGCAAAAACAATTACCTATGGGCGGAGGATTAGGTGGTGGCTCTTCTAATGCTGCAACGACTTTGCTTGCATTGAATAAACTTTGGAAACTTAATTTTACAACGGATCAACTTGCCGAGTTAGGAATAAGTCTAGGTGCTGATGTACCTGTGTTTGTACGTGGATTCACAGCCTTTGCTGAAGGTATAGGTGAACACCTTACCCCTATAGATGTTGATATGCCTTGGTTTTTAGTAACTATCCCTAACTGTTCAATATCGACAGCTGAGATATTTGGTGCTGAAGAATTACCGAGAAATACAGCAAAAATTGACATTAATAATGTTGATATGGATAGTTGTCATAACGATTGCGAAAAGTTGGTTATAAAACGCTACCCTGAGGTTGCCAAGTTGATGTCTTGGTTGTTAGAATACGCGCCATCAAGATTAACTGGCACCGGCGCCTGTATTTTTTCATCGTTTAACGATAAAGAATCAGCGGTGCAAGTACAATCAAAGCTACCAAATGGTGTTAAATCATTTGTTGCTAAAGGTTTGAATCATTCACCTATTTTAGCCGAGCTAAAATTATAA
- a CDS encoding immune inhibitor A domain-containing protein, giving the protein MFNSTKVSLALVLAGLSCVTNAATHAESHNSGAFDLAVANEHKLIEMLRKSGKISKDATINDAEAALSGFLKARQEQERAKAGVQDFDIAKMFKSSGANKLSHSLTNGQGNKLGQAKKNAPAPLMLESYDGDVRTAKVLALLIEFPDFPHNSIIPESTGMYFEDYTADHYADILFGSDGWVAPNGHVANSMKMYYEAQSGGSYSVEGEVAGWYMAEKNAAFYGNNEDGDARSLVREALMHAAADPSVNLADYDIEDRYDLDGDGNFWEPDGLVDHVMIFHSSVGEEAGGGQLGEDAIWAHRWNLGGVFTLSGTEAAAPYWGGMMAAYDYTIQPADSAVGVVSHEYAHDLGLPDEYDTQYTGRGEPVSSWSIMSSGSWAGRIGGTEPTGFSAWAKEALQQSMGGNWLHGATVEFDQIDSQGLTGLLDEAVSKGANNDAIRINLPQKETVITQPTSGEYAYFGESGDSLFNRMAFTADLTSATSANLTFKAWYDIETDWDYAYVYVVSSAGVSFMAGNITTDTNPNGQNRGNAITGNSNGWVDAEFDLSAFAGESVSVYVLYETDAYVSNPGIYIDDIKVTTNNGDLFSANADTTPVDEPMYLMGFNPNNGVNYSDHYYLVEWRTHNGIDAGLAHINVAGQLMKFEPGLLIWYVDNAFDNNWVGNHPGDGFLGVVDADRHSNKWNDQSIASTRYQIHDATFSLTKDSKLTIDLKDSYGISLIDNFTQRNPEFDDSTSFISADIPDAGRNVPNYGLKIRVMSQSKDGSVGKVLIYR; this is encoded by the coding sequence ATGTTTAATTCAACAAAAGTATCTCTAGCGTTAGTGCTGGCGGGGTTATCTTGTGTAACTAACGCAGCTACTCATGCTGAGAGTCATAATTCTGGTGCGTTTGATTTAGCTGTTGCCAATGAGCATAAGTTAATTGAAATGCTAAGAAAGTCCGGGAAAATATCTAAAGACGCTACGATAAATGATGCCGAAGCAGCATTGAGTGGTTTTTTAAAAGCACGCCAAGAGCAAGAACGCGCGAAAGCGGGTGTTCAAGATTTCGACATTGCAAAAATGTTCAAGTCGAGTGGTGCAAATAAATTATCGCATTCATTAACCAATGGGCAGGGTAATAAATTAGGTCAAGCAAAGAAAAATGCACCTGCACCTTTAATGTTAGAAAGTTATGACGGTGATGTTCGTACCGCAAAAGTATTAGCTTTATTAATTGAATTTCCAGATTTTCCGCATAATTCAATAATTCCTGAAAGTACCGGAATGTATTTTGAAGATTACACTGCAGATCATTATGCTGACATTTTATTTGGCTCCGATGGCTGGGTTGCTCCAAATGGTCATGTAGCCAACTCTATGAAAATGTATTATGAAGCTCAATCTGGCGGCAGCTACTCTGTTGAGGGCGAAGTTGCTGGTTGGTATATGGCTGAAAAAAATGCAGCTTTCTATGGTAACAATGAAGATGGGGATGCGCGCTCGCTAGTTCGAGAAGCATTGATGCATGCTGCCGCTGATCCAAGTGTAAATCTAGCCGATTACGACATTGAAGATCGCTACGATCTTGATGGAGATGGTAACTTTTGGGAGCCTGATGGATTAGTTGATCATGTCATGATCTTTCACTCAAGTGTTGGTGAGGAAGCTGGTGGTGGCCAATTAGGTGAGGATGCTATATGGGCTCATCGTTGGAATTTAGGTGGAGTGTTTACCCTAAGTGGCACTGAAGCTGCAGCGCCATACTGGGGTGGTATGATGGCGGCGTATGACTATACTATTCAGCCAGCAGACAGTGCTGTTGGTGTTGTAAGTCATGAGTACGCACATGATTTAGGCTTACCAGATGAATATGATACTCAATATACCGGTAGAGGTGAGCCAGTATCTTCATGGTCAATTATGTCTAGCGGAAGCTGGGCTGGACGAATTGGTGGCACAGAGCCAACTGGCTTTAGTGCATGGGCTAAAGAGGCTTTACAGCAATCTATGGGCGGAAACTGGCTACACGGTGCAACTGTAGAGTTTGATCAAATAGACAGTCAAGGTCTGACTGGTTTACTTGATGAAGCTGTGAGTAAAGGTGCAAATAATGATGCGATAAGAATTAATTTACCGCAAAAAGAAACCGTTATTACGCAGCCAACTAGTGGTGAATATGCTTACTTCGGTGAGTCAGGAGATTCCTTATTCAATCGTATGGCGTTTACCGCTGATTTAACGTCGGCAACATCTGCTAATTTGACCTTTAAGGCCTGGTACGATATTGAAACTGATTGGGACTATGCTTATGTCTATGTTGTAAGTAGTGCTGGTGTCAGTTTTATGGCCGGTAATATTACAACGGATACAAACCCTAATGGGCAAAATAGAGGCAATGCAATAACGGGCAACTCTAATGGTTGGGTAGATGCAGAGTTTGATTTATCCGCCTTTGCAGGTGAATCAGTGAGTGTTTATGTATTGTATGAAACTGATGCTTATGTTTCTAACCCTGGTATTTACATTGATGATATCAAAGTAACGACCAATAATGGTGACTTGTTCAGCGCGAATGCCGATACAACTCCTGTAGATGAGCCAATGTATTTAATGGGCTTTAACCCTAATAATGGTGTTAATTATTCAGATCATTATTACTTAGTTGAGTGGAGAACACACAATGGTATTGATGCTGGTTTAGCTCACATAAACGTTGCTGGCCAACTAATGAAATTTGAACCAGGTTTATTGATTTGGTATGTAGATAATGCTTTTGATAATAACTGGGTTGGTAATCACCCTGGTGATGGTTTCTTAGGTGTTGTTGATGCCGATAGACACAGCAATAAGTGGAACGATCAATCTATTGCATCTACTCGTTATCAAATACATGATGCAACTTTCTCGTTAACAAAAGATTCAAAGTTAACTATTGACTTGAAAGATAGTTATGGAATTTCATTAATTGATAACTTTACTCAACGAAACCCTGAATTTGATGACAGTACATCGTTTATTTCTGCAGATATTCCGGATGCAGGTAGAAATGTGCCGAACTATGGTTTGAAGATTAGAGTTATGTCGCAAAGTAAAGATGGTTCAGTTGGTAAAGTTTTAATTTACCGTTAA
- a CDS encoding 50S ribosomal protein L25/general stress protein Ctc, translating to MDLYTLDAEVRTDLGKGASRRLRHANKVPAIVYGTGQEPVSITLAHNKLWRAQQEEGFYSHILTLNIGKKKVKVVIKDMQRHPYKEQVMHLDFLRVDAKTELHTSVPIHFINEEEVTKAGNIVVHNLNEIEVACLPKNLPEFIEVDVANLEVGHPLHLSDIALPKGVTSVELAKGEDHDSAVVSASVPKAAKTSDDEEEAAEGDAEVAPEE from the coding sequence ATGGATTTATATACATTAGATGCGGAAGTTCGCACAGATTTGGGGAAAGGTGCGAGCCGCCGCCTACGTCACGCGAATAAAGTTCCAGCAATCGTTTACGGTACGGGTCAAGAACCAGTATCTATTACTTTAGCTCACAACAAACTTTGGCGTGCACAACAAGAAGAAGGGTTTTACTCTCACATTCTTACGTTAAACATCGGCAAAAAGAAAGTTAAAGTTGTAATCAAAGATATGCAACGTCACCCGTACAAAGAACAAGTAATGCACTTAGACTTCTTACGTGTTGATGCTAAAACTGAGTTACACACTTCAGTTCCAATTCACTTCATTAACGAAGAAGAAGTAACTAAAGCTGGTAACATCGTTGTTCATAACTTGAATGAAATCGAAGTTGCATGTTTACCGAAGAACTTACCTGAGTTCATCGAAGTAGATGTTGCAAACTTAGAAGTTGGTCACCCATTACACTTATCTGATATCGCTCTTCCTAAAGGCGTAACTTCAGTTGAGTTAGCTAAAGGTGAAGATCACGATTCAGCTGTTGTATCAGCTAGCGTTCCAAAAGCTGCTAAAACTTCAGATGATGAAGAAGAAGCTGCTGAAGGTGATGCAGAAGTAGCACCTGAAGAATAA
- a CDS encoding ribose-phosphate pyrophosphokinase, whose amino-acid sequence MPDMKIFAGNATPELAKKIADRLYITLGDAKVGSFSDGEISVEITENVRGADVFIIQSTCAPTNNNLMELIVMVDALRRASAGRITAVMPYFGYARQDRRVRSARVPITAKVVADFLSSVGVDRVLTVDLHAEQIQGFFDVPVDNVFGTPILLEDMLEKKLENPVVVSPDIGGVVRARAVAKLLDDTDLAIIDKRRPKANVSQVMHIIGDVEGRDCIIVDDMIDTGGTLCKAAAALKEHGARRVFAYATHPVLSGGAVENIKNSVIDEMIVTDSIPLTPEMKALPNVSQLSLSGMLSEAIRRVSNEESISAMFEA is encoded by the coding sequence GTGCCTGACATGAAAATTTTTGCGGGTAACGCCACCCCTGAACTGGCTAAAAAAATTGCAGACCGCCTATATATTACTTTAGGTGATGCAAAAGTTGGCAGTTTTAGTGATGGTGAAATCAGCGTTGAAATTACTGAAAACGTTCGTGGTGCGGATGTTTTTATAATCCAATCTACTTGTGCCCCTACTAATAACAACCTTATGGAACTTATCGTAATGGTTGATGCTTTACGTCGTGCTTCGGCCGGTCGTATTACTGCCGTTATGCCATACTTTGGTTACGCTCGCCAAGATCGTCGTGTACGAAGTGCTCGTGTGCCAATTACAGCAAAGGTTGTTGCTGACTTCTTATCAAGTGTTGGTGTAGACCGTGTTCTTACCGTTGATTTACACGCCGAACAAATCCAAGGTTTCTTCGACGTACCAGTAGACAACGTGTTCGGTACGCCAATTTTACTTGAAGATATGTTAGAGAAAAAACTGGAAAACCCGGTTGTAGTATCTCCTGATATTGGTGGTGTTGTGCGTGCTCGCGCAGTAGCAAAACTATTAGATGACACTGATTTAGCTATCATTGATAAACGTCGCCCGAAAGCTAACGTTTCACAAGTAATGCATATTATTGGTGATGTTGAAGGTCGTGACTGTATTATTGTTGATGACATGATTGATACCGGCGGTACATTATGTAAAGCAGCTGCAGCTCTTAAAGAGCACGGTGCTCGTCGAGTGTTTGCTTATGCTACTCACCCGGTTTTATCTGGCGGTGCCGTTGAAAACATTAAAAACTCAGTAATTGATGAAATGATCGTAACCGATTCAATTCCATTAACTCCTGAAATGAAAGCATTACCAAATGTTAGTCAATTAAGCCTATCAGGTATGTTGTCTGAAGCCATTCGTCGCGTGAGCAACGAAGAGTCTATTTCGGCAATGTTTGAAGCATAA
- the pth gene encoding aminoacyl-tRNA hydrolase, translating to MTTNIQLVVGLGNPGPEYTKTRHNAGVWFVEELARQYNISLSPDKKYNGLYGKGLIGSEIVHLLIPTTFMNRSGKAVAPLANFFRIPVENILVAHDELDLDPGVCKIKQGGGHGGHNGLRDIISCMANNKDFYRLRIGIGHPGHRDRVTGYVLGKAPANEQTLLEQSIDEGARCFEIWEKDGLKKAQNRLHTFKAS from the coding sequence TTGACGACTAATATTCAGTTGGTTGTGGGCCTGGGTAATCCAGGCCCCGAATATACCAAAACCCGGCATAATGCTGGTGTCTGGTTCGTAGAAGAACTAGCAAGACAATACAACATATCCTTATCGCCCGATAAAAAATACAACGGTTTATATGGCAAAGGCCTTATTGGCTCTGAAATTGTCCATTTACTGATCCCTACTACCTTTATGAATCGCAGTGGCAAAGCAGTTGCTCCTTTAGCGAACTTTTTCCGTATACCGGTAGAAAACATCTTAGTTGCTCACGACGAGCTAGACTTAGACCCAGGTGTTTGTAAAATAAAACAAGGCGGTGGTCATGGCGGCCATAATGGCTTAAGAGATATTATCTCTTGCATGGCAAATAACAAAGATTTTTACAGGCTTAGGATTGGCATTGGTCATCCTGGGCATAGAGACCGGGTAACCGGTTATGTGTTGGGTAAAGCCCCGGCAAATGAACAAACATTGTTAGAGCAAAGCATCGACGAAGGTGCTCGTTGTTTTGAGATCTGGGAAAAAGACGGTCTCAAAAAAGCTCAAAATAGATTACATACTTTTAAAGCAAGCTAA